From one Catenuloplanes nepalensis genomic stretch:
- the fxsT gene encoding FxSxx-COOH system tetratricopeptide repeat protein, protein MTDPPHVAGSAAPSDPALLVALLRDAMPSTLVEAARELGLDSPSDSPHEFEVARLVEWIDGQSPAADGSIPLVHFVERVAHDPTSSAISHALHDWINTLAGLDTGQQREIHLTALRRAVRHHPPGHEAYTHGEDGQIGPIEATQAGDVGALSSFALAHTPLAVGIAKSGGAPEPVRIWGGVPLRNPDFTGRETLLSNLRKALETRSAASVLPQTLHGMGGVGKTQLAVEFVYRYSDQYDIVWWIAAEQQTLVLQSLFELGRRLGLPQTQDMRQTATMVMDALATTKLRWLLVYDNALEPNDVTGLVPSSGGHVILTSRNQTWASVWDAIEVDVFDRPESVELIRKRGDVITREDAEKLAEKLGDLPLALDQAASWQQATRMPVSEYLELFDHHVRELLDEGRPASYPMTVAAFVNLAFEKLRVDAPAVAQLLELFAFLGAEPLSVSLLRSAKNSAVSQPLAGVLRDSIKLNRTIRALRQYGLAKVGGDQSIQVHRLVQLVIREGLSDDLAEQSRRNAQAILSAANPEAPDDSSSWPTYAQIEPHLQLAGLVDSQLRDAHQAVIDQIRYLYIIGDADGSCRLGEIAVDAWRKNRTAPNLGPSGGHTLLAMRHLANALRETGRTERARKLNDEAVRGFEQNPEYGRLHEHTLYTLSNIGADLRIAGDLNGALASEDDTVERHRAAYGDDDPETLRILGNRAVSLRLLSRFDEAHGADQQAISRLRDLFGDSHWRTLAAQANLARDLYGLGRYEEALALLQRIVPLQHSVLGERHPYTLLAIRTLGVALRKSGAYAEALPYARNNYRDVTARYGTDHENALSAAVTLANTLRALGQAGEARNLATGALTTYRRVFGDEHPLTLAAATNTAIVHRALGEHREAFDLDNQTFQALTRTLGENHGYTLCAASNHANNLAQAHDATAARDLSEKTLDLSRSARGRRHPYTLSCAVNTAFDRIATGDAVSGQALLDETIVALSEILGPDHPEAVDASRGKRAECDIEPPPT, encoded by the coding sequence GTGACTGATCCGCCGCACGTCGCCGGATCCGCGGCACCCTCCGATCCTGCGCTTCTTGTCGCTCTACTCCGCGACGCCATGCCTTCCACACTGGTCGAGGCTGCACGCGAACTGGGGCTCGATTCACCGAGCGACAGTCCGCACGAGTTCGAGGTCGCGCGCCTCGTCGAGTGGATCGATGGACAGTCACCCGCAGCGGACGGATCCATTCCACTGGTCCACTTCGTGGAGCGGGTTGCGCACGATCCAACCTCCTCCGCCATCAGTCACGCCCTCCACGACTGGATCAACACGCTGGCCGGCCTCGACACCGGTCAGCAGCGGGAAATTCACCTCACGGCACTCCGCAGGGCAGTCCGCCACCATCCGCCGGGTCACGAAGCATATACTCATGGTGAGGATGGACAAATCGGTCCAATCGAAGCGACTCAGGCAGGAGACGTCGGAGCCTTGTCCAGTTTCGCGCTGGCCCACACGCCACTCGCCGTGGGAATCGCAAAGTCGGGAGGCGCGCCGGAGCCTGTGCGCATCTGGGGTGGCGTCCCCCTTCGCAATCCCGACTTCACCGGTCGGGAAACTCTGCTGTCCAACCTCCGCAAGGCCCTCGAAACCCGGTCTGCAGCATCCGTGCTGCCGCAGACCCTGCACGGGATGGGCGGCGTCGGCAAGACCCAGCTGGCGGTCGAGTTCGTCTACCGGTACTCCGACCAGTACGACATCGTCTGGTGGATCGCCGCCGAGCAGCAAACGCTCGTCCTTCAATCCCTGTTCGAACTGGGCCGCCGGCTCGGGCTACCACAAACGCAAGACATGCGCCAGACCGCGACCATGGTCATGGATGCGCTGGCCACCACCAAGCTCCGATGGCTACTGGTGTACGACAACGCACTGGAGCCGAACGACGTCACCGGGCTCGTCCCCTCCTCCGGCGGACACGTCATTCTCACGTCGCGCAACCAAACGTGGGCCAGCGTGTGGGACGCCATCGAAGTGGACGTCTTCGACCGCCCGGAGAGTGTGGAGCTGATCCGCAAGCGTGGTGACGTCATCACGCGCGAGGACGCCGAAAAGCTGGCGGAAAAGCTAGGCGATCTTCCCCTCGCCCTTGACCAGGCCGCATCCTGGCAACAGGCAACTCGGATGCCGGTCAGCGAGTACCTCGAGCTCTTTGACCACCACGTGCGCGAACTACTGGACGAGGGACGACCCGCGTCCTACCCGATGACCGTCGCAGCCTTCGTCAACCTCGCCTTCGAGAAGCTTCGGGTTGACGCGCCCGCCGTCGCACAACTGCTGGAACTGTTCGCGTTCCTGGGCGCGGAGCCGCTCTCGGTGAGCTTATTGCGGTCTGCAAAGAACAGCGCCGTCTCACAGCCACTGGCTGGCGTGCTGCGTGATTCGATCAAGCTGAATCGCACTATTCGCGCACTTAGGCAGTACGGGTTGGCGAAGGTCGGCGGCGACCAATCCATCCAGGTTCATCGCCTGGTCCAGCTAGTGATCCGGGAAGGGCTCAGCGACGATCTTGCGGAGCAGAGCCGCAGGAACGCACAGGCCATCCTCTCCGCGGCTAATCCGGAGGCACCGGACGACAGCTCGTCCTGGCCGACTTATGCGCAGATCGAGCCGCATCTGCAGTTGGCCGGTCTCGTCGACTCCCAGCTGCGGGACGCACACCAGGCGGTCATCGACCAGATCCGCTACCTGTACATCATCGGCGATGCCGACGGATCCTGCCGCTTGGGCGAGATCGCCGTCGATGCCTGGCGCAAGAACCGAACCGCGCCCAACCTCGGGCCGTCCGGAGGACACACGCTGCTCGCCATGCGGCATCTGGCGAATGCGCTGCGCGAAACCGGCCGGACGGAACGCGCCCGGAAGCTGAACGACGAGGCCGTGCGCGGCTTCGAGCAGAACCCGGAGTACGGACGGCTACATGAGCACACGCTCTACACGCTGAGCAACATCGGCGCCGATCTGCGGATCGCCGGTGATCTCAACGGGGCGTTGGCATCTGAAGACGACACAGTCGAACGACACCGGGCCGCCTACGGCGACGACGATCCGGAGACCCTCCGCATCCTTGGAAACCGAGCGGTGAGCCTCCGCCTGCTGAGTCGCTTCGATGAGGCGCACGGCGCGGACCAGCAGGCGATCTCACGCCTTCGCGACCTCTTCGGCGACAGTCATTGGCGCACGCTGGCCGCACAGGCGAATCTGGCGCGCGATCTGTATGGGCTCGGTCGGTACGAGGAAGCGCTGGCCCTGCTGCAACGCATCGTCCCGCTGCAACACTCGGTCCTCGGCGAACGGCACCCCTATACATTGCTGGCGATCCGGACGCTCGGCGTCGCTCTACGCAAGTCTGGCGCCTACGCCGAGGCATTGCCATATGCCCGCAACAACTACCGAGACGTCACTGCCCGATACGGTACGGATCACGAGAATGCGCTGAGCGCGGCCGTGACGCTCGCCAACACGCTGCGGGCCCTTGGCCAAGCCGGAGAGGCCCGTAACCTCGCTACCGGCGCGCTCACGACGTATCGCCGCGTCTTCGGTGACGAGCATCCGCTGACGCTGGCGGCGGCCACTAACACCGCGATCGTCCATCGCGCGCTCGGCGAGCATCGTGAGGCTTTTGACCTGGACAACCAGACGTTCCAGGCGCTGACCCGCACTCTCGGCGAGAATCATGGATACACGCTCTGCGCCGCGTCGAACCACGCCAACAACCTCGCGCAAGCACACGACGCGACCGCAGCCCGCGATCTGTCCGAGAAGACGCTGGACCTATCTCGGTCCGCACGTGGTCGCCGACACCCTTACACGCTCTCCTGTGCGGTCAACACCGCGTTCGATCGCATCGCGACAGGAGACGCCGTCAGCGGTCAGGCGCTGCTCGACGAGACGATCGTGGCATTGAGCGAAATCCTCGGCCCAGACCATCCGGAAGCGGTCGACGCCAGCCGTGGCAAGCGGGCGGAGTGCGACATCGAGCCCCCACCCACCTGA
- a CDS encoding AI-2E family transporter — protein MSRADALDAFGETKFGEPGRPLRRNPFLIGFLGGLGLALAYAVFLGLSNASSVLVLVFIALFLAVGLHPAVVRLQRWRVPRGLAVALVVLFVVGLIVGGITALVPPIVTQVGGFVEQLPSYVEALQRSRTLRELIQDYDLVEKVQSMVSTENASRVFGGVFGGARLFFGTVFNVLTVLILTIYFLASFERMKRAGYLLVPASRRARVQLIGDEILAKVGAYLVGALAIALLCGLSTFVFALAVGLAYPFALAIVVAICDLIPQIGATLGAIVVSLVGFATSLPIGIACVIFFLLYQQVENYLIYPKVMRRSVEVSDVAAIVAALLGVSLFGVIGALVAIPAVAAVQIIIREVLIPRQATR, from the coding sequence ATGAGCCGCGCCGACGCGCTCGACGCGTTCGGTGAGACGAAGTTCGGCGAGCCCGGCCGGCCGCTGCGCCGCAACCCGTTCCTGATCGGTTTCCTCGGCGGCCTCGGCCTCGCCCTGGCGTACGCGGTGTTCCTCGGGCTGAGCAACGCGTCGTCCGTACTGGTGCTGGTCTTCATCGCCCTTTTCCTCGCGGTCGGCCTGCACCCCGCCGTGGTCCGCCTGCAGCGCTGGCGCGTACCCCGCGGCCTGGCCGTCGCCCTGGTGGTGCTCTTCGTGGTCGGCCTGATCGTCGGCGGCATCACCGCGCTGGTTCCGCCGATCGTCACCCAGGTCGGCGGCTTCGTCGAGCAACTGCCCTCCTACGTGGAGGCGTTGCAGCGCAGCCGCACGCTGCGCGAGCTGATCCAGGACTACGACCTGGTGGAGAAGGTCCAGTCGATGGTCAGCACGGAGAACGCCTCGCGCGTCTTCGGCGGCGTGTTCGGCGGCGCGCGCCTGTTCTTCGGCACGGTCTTCAACGTGCTCACCGTGCTCATCCTGACCATCTACTTCCTGGCCTCGTTCGAGCGCATGAAGCGGGCCGGCTACCTCCTCGTGCCCGCGTCCCGCCGCGCCCGGGTCCAGCTGATCGGCGACGAGATCCTGGCGAAGGTCGGCGCCTACCTGGTCGGCGCGCTCGCCATCGCGCTGCTGTGCGGCCTGTCCACGTTCGTGTTCGCGCTGGCCGTCGGCCTCGCCTACCCGTTCGCGCTGGCCATCGTGGTCGCCATCTGCGACCTCATCCCGCAGATCGGCGCGACGCTCGGCGCCATCGTGGTCAGCCTGGTCGGCTTCGCCACGTCCCTGCCCATCGGCATCGCCTGCGTCATCTTCTTCCTCCTCTACCAGCAGGTCGAGAACTACCTCATCTACCCCAAGGTCATGCGCCGCTCCGTCGAGGTCAGCGACGTCGCCGCCATCGTCGCCGCCCTCCTCGGCGTCTCCCTCTTCGGCGTCATCGGCGCCCTGGTCGCCATACCCGCGGTCGCCGCCGTCCAGATCATCATCCGAGAGGTCCTCATCCCCCGCCAAGCCACCCGCTGA
- a CDS encoding HEXXH motif domain-containing protein, producing the protein MTDFHRLSDDDFAALATGLGGAGAVRRLAESQLSRTLLLLRYVCTHWPGPAEHRDEAVAALAAAQKRKPEVYERLLGSPLTGAWAAGAVRRLRSGEVASADLGYLGALAAAAAAETGLDAGTWGYATGGAITLPGLGTARLPGGTSDGPVRITVTGGAVTLACAGRLLRVPGEASSWEPRRALGAGVVLEDGDPYRDSYHAPPAGRLAENEAAGWSSVFAEAWDLLGRVLPERAPELAAGLRVLVPLHDDGTGAARSGTGRDSFGMVGLTRPLSAVDLVVTLVHEFQHSKLSAVLALCPMYEPSGAERHFAPWRTDPRPTGGLLQGVYAFLGVADAWSRLRGHDPEAEAQFAAMRAEVRAGWAGLDGSAELTPAGRRFVTAMGAAIDELDARPLPAVITQRSREELVRKHEAWSVRNGRS; encoded by the coding sequence GTGACTGATTTCCACCGTCTCAGCGACGACGACTTCGCCGCGCTCGCCACCGGCCTCGGCGGGGCGGGCGCGGTCCGGCGGCTCGCGGAGAGCCAGCTGAGCCGCACGCTGCTGCTCCTGCGCTACGTCTGCACGCACTGGCCCGGCCCGGCCGAGCACCGGGACGAGGCGGTGGCCGCGCTGGCGGCGGCGCAGAAACGCAAGCCGGAGGTGTACGAACGGCTGCTCGGCAGCCCGCTGACCGGCGCGTGGGCGGCGGGGGCGGTCCGGCGGCTACGGTCCGGTGAGGTCGCCTCCGCGGACCTCGGTTACCTGGGCGCGCTCGCGGCCGCGGCCGCCGCGGAGACCGGACTCGACGCCGGGACCTGGGGGTACGCGACCGGCGGCGCGATCACGCTGCCCGGGCTGGGCACGGCGCGGCTGCCGGGCGGCACGTCCGACGGCCCGGTCCGGATCACCGTCACCGGAGGTGCCGTGACGCTGGCGTGCGCGGGACGGCTGCTGCGCGTGCCCGGGGAGGCCTCGTCCTGGGAACCGAGGCGTGCGCTGGGCGCCGGCGTCGTGCTGGAGGACGGCGACCCCTACCGCGACTCCTACCACGCGCCACCTGCCGGCCGGCTCGCCGAGAACGAGGCCGCAGGCTGGAGTTCCGTGTTCGCGGAGGCGTGGGACCTGCTCGGGCGGGTGCTGCCGGAGCGGGCCCCGGAGCTGGCCGCCGGCCTGCGCGTGCTGGTGCCGCTGCACGACGACGGCACCGGTGCCGCGCGCAGCGGAACCGGCCGCGACTCGTTCGGCATGGTCGGGCTGACCCGGCCGCTGTCCGCGGTGGACCTGGTGGTGACGCTGGTGCACGAGTTCCAGCACTCGAAGTTGAGCGCGGTGCTGGCGCTGTGCCCGATGTACGAGCCGTCCGGCGCGGAACGGCACTTCGCACCGTGGCGGACCGATCCGCGGCCGACCGGCGGGCTGTTGCAGGGGGTCTACGCGTTCCTGGGGGTGGCCGACGCGTGGTCGCGGCTGCGCGGCCACGATCCGGAGGCGGAGGCGCAGTTCGCCGCGATGCGGGCGGAGGTCCGGGCCGGATGGGCGGGGCTGGACGGCTCGGCGGAGCTGACGCCGGCCGGCCGCCGGTTCGTGACTGCGATGGGCGCGGCCATCGACGAGCTGGACGCGCGGCCGTTGCCCGCCGTGATCACCCAGCGATCGCGGGAGGAACTGGTGCGCAAACATGAGGCCTGGTCAGTCCGGAACGGACGGTCCTGA
- a CDS encoding Laminin subunit beta-1, giving the protein MSHGGEIFDLGDNMAPEPTFESQFKGYDRKQVDRYVARAEAEIATLATEREQAYGEIQRMAREVEQLKAEVATQRRRAATPERVSFRHLGPRVEQILALAEDQAEAIRTEATQDIADRRNEADRVLNEAREDADRMVADARTRAHEAARDFEIALASRRTEEDKVDAQRRTTAEAEIAAAREEADSARSEGQAALARAQQEARQLTEQTKQYVQRTRAETEAYVQSSRTQVQQELSHWRSSVEQEINQRNAAAERELAELRTAAEHEVAQRRTAAAQELSQLRAEAEKQIADQRADAERQLNEARRAADKEAAEAHARLTAVQQEVTTTQKQLNTLREEISTTESALADLREQTITAQQESDRVAEKLSGVQKQLATELKRLSDAQRSAEAAERHASDVRRQVQREAKRVAELAAAAVLAAAAGPADSADDADYAPETDEKPAMPAGKAAVTASASVPASAVPASSGGIPVPASSAGTSVPGSSAGVSVPSSVAGTSSFAGTSSSAGTSPVAGTSPGAAVAASSVAASPAKSSSPEASSTGSSAPKSVKSAASADEASPAGESSADDAPEGDSSARDSSARDSSAHNSSARDSSARDSSARDSSGGEATQVITRQDPVKAAEAKPDARPTETTQVITGGTETTQIISGEVETTQVISAEAIRQAQAAAVAPKQTDGPPASLSNATAAPTAVMPTVPSRATAPDARDGKAAEGLKADSTTV; this is encoded by the coding sequence ATGTCACACGGCGGGGAAATCTTCGATCTCGGCGACAACATGGCTCCGGAGCCCACCTTCGAGTCACAGTTCAAGGGCTACGATCGCAAACAGGTCGATCGGTACGTTGCCCGCGCCGAGGCCGAGATCGCTACGCTCGCCACCGAGCGAGAGCAGGCGTACGGCGAGATCCAGCGCATGGCCCGCGAGGTCGAACAGCTGAAGGCCGAGGTCGCGACGCAGCGCCGGCGGGCCGCCACCCCGGAGCGCGTGTCGTTCCGGCACCTCGGGCCGCGCGTGGAGCAGATCCTCGCGCTCGCCGAGGACCAGGCCGAGGCGATCCGCACCGAGGCGACCCAGGACATCGCGGACCGGCGCAACGAGGCCGACCGCGTCCTGAACGAGGCCCGCGAGGACGCGGACCGCATGGTCGCGGACGCCCGCACCCGTGCGCACGAGGCGGCCCGCGATTTCGAGATCGCGCTCGCCTCCCGCCGCACCGAGGAGGACAAGGTCGACGCGCAGCGCCGGACCACGGCCGAGGCGGAGATCGCGGCGGCGCGCGAGGAGGCCGACAGTGCCCGCAGCGAGGGGCAGGCCGCGCTGGCCCGCGCCCAGCAGGAGGCACGCCAGCTCACCGAGCAGACCAAGCAGTACGTGCAGCGCACCCGCGCCGAGACCGAGGCGTATGTGCAGTCCTCGCGCACCCAGGTGCAGCAGGAGCTGAGCCACTGGCGCAGCAGCGTCGAGCAGGAGATCAACCAGCGCAACGCCGCGGCCGAGCGCGAGCTGGCCGAGCTGCGCACCGCCGCGGAGCATGAGGTCGCGCAGCGCCGGACCGCGGCCGCGCAGGAGCTCAGCCAGCTCCGCGCCGAGGCGGAGAAGCAGATCGCCGACCAGCGGGCCGACGCCGAGCGCCAGCTCAACGAGGCCCGGCGCGCGGCGGACAAGGAGGCGGCCGAGGCGCACGCGCGGCTCACCGCGGTCCAGCAGGAGGTCACCACCACGCAGAAGCAGCTCAACACGCTGCGCGAGGAGATCTCCACGACCGAGTCCGCGCTGGCCGATCTGCGCGAGCAGACGATCACCGCGCAGCAGGAGTCGGACAGGGTCGCCGAAAAGCTCAGCGGCGTGCAGAAGCAGCTCGCCACGGAGCTGAAGCGGCTCTCCGACGCGCAGCGCTCCGCGGAGGCGGCCGAGCGGCACGCGTCCGACGTGCGCCGCCAGGTGCAGCGCGAGGCGAAGCGGGTCGCGGAGCTGGCGGCCGCGGCGGTGCTCGCGGCGGCGGCCGGCCCGGCGGATTCGGCGGACGACGCGGACTACGCTCCGGAGACGGACGAGAAGCCGGCGATGCCGGCGGGCAAGGCGGCGGTCACCGCTTCCGCGTCGGTCCCGGCTTCGGCGGTCCCGGCTTCCTCGGGGGGCATTCCGGTCCCAGCTTCCTCCGCGGGGACGTCGGTGCCGGGTTCCTCGGCGGGCGTTTCGGTCCCGTCGTCAGTGGCGGGCACGTCGTCCTTCGCGGGCACGTCGTCCTCGGCGGGCACGTCGCCCGTGGCGGGCACGTCGCCCGGCGCGGCCGTAGCCGCTTCGTCCGTGGCCGCTTCGCCGGCGAAGTCCTCGTCGCCCGAGGCGTCCTCGACCGGGTCTTCCGCCCCGAAATCTGTAAAGTCCGCAGCGTCCGCGGACGAGGCTTCCCCGGCCGGCGAATCGTCGGCGGATGACGCCCCGGAGGGCGACTCATCGGCGCGTGACTCGTCGGCACGTGACTCGTCAGCGCATAACTCGTCGGCACGTGACTCGTCAGCGCGTGACTCATCGGCGCGTGACTCGTCCGGTGGTGAGGCCACGCAGGTGATCACGCGGCAGGATCCGGTGAAGGCCGCGGAGGCGAAGCCGGACGCGCGGCCGACCGAGACCACGCAGGTCATCACGGGCGGCACCGAGACCACGCAGATCATCTCGGGCGAGGTCGAGACCACGCAAGTGATCTCGGCGGAGGCGATCCGGCAGGCGCAGGCCGCCGCGGTCGCGCCGAAGCAGACGGACGGCCCGCCGGCGTCGCTGAGCAACGCGACCGCCGCGCCGACCGCGGTCATGCCGACCGTGCCGTCCCGGGCAACCGCGCCGGACGCCCGCGACGGCAAGGCCGCCGAAGGGCTGAAGGCGGACTCCACCACGGTCTGA